The following are encoded in a window of Panicum virgatum strain AP13 chromosome 5N, P.virgatum_v5, whole genome shotgun sequence genomic DNA:
- the LOC120673761 gene encoding lysophospholipid acyltransferase LPEAT1-like: protein MALDTAGEPPPGPDAVRPLPSDAAAAPAPAAGGEPAEELDARYAPYARRDAYGVMGRGPLAPAEAARLALAAAVLLPLRLVAGVLVLLLYYLVCRVCTLFAAADGGRPRLAGWRRRAVLRAGCALSRAMLFVFGFYWIRETDKRLPSAEDVNQGHSEELGRPGAIVSNHVSYVDILYHMSASFPSFVAKESVSRLPLIGLISKCLGCIFVQRESKSSDSKGVSGAVTERVREVCQDKNTPMMLLFPEGTTTNGDYLLPFKTGAFLASAPVQPVILRYPYRRFSPAWDSMDGARHVFLLLCQFVNYMEVVRLPVYYPSEQEKEDPKLYANNVRKLIAMEGNLILSNLGLADKRVYHAALNGSSLPDDRHQKDD from the exons ATGGCCCTCgacaccgccggcgagccgccgccggggcccgaCGCCGTGCGCCCGCTCCCCTccgacgcggccgccgcgcccgccccggcggcgggcggggagcCGGCGGAGGAGCTGGACGCCAGGTACGCGCCGTACGCGCGCCGGGACGCGTACGGGGTCATGGGCCGCGGCCCGctggcgccggcggaggcggcgcggctcgcgcTCGCGGCCGCCGTGCTCCTCCCGCTCCGCCTCGTCGCGGGGGTGCTCGTGCTCCTGCTCTACTACCTCGTCTGCCGCGTGTGCACGCTGTTCGCCGCCGCGGACGGGGGCCGGCCCCGGCTcgcggggtggaggaggagggcggtccTGCGGGCCGGCTGCGCGCTCTCGCGGGCAATGCTGTTCGTCTTCGGATTCTACTGGATCCGCGAGACCGACAAGAGGCTCCCCAGTGCCGAG GATGTAAATCAAGGCCATTCTGAAGAATTGGGAAGACCAGGGGCAATTGTTTCTAATCATGTGTCTTATGTGGATATTCTTTATCACATGTCAGCTTCTTTTCCAAGTTTTGTTGCTAAG GAGTCAGTGTCCAGGTTGCCTCTAATTGGTCTCATAAG CAAGTGTCTTGGATGCATTTTTGTTCAACGGGAATCGAAGTCCTCAGATTCTAAAGGTGTCTCAG GTGCTGTAACTGAAAGGGTCCGAGAGGTTTGTCAAGATAAGAATACCCCAATGATGTTACTGTTTCCAG aggGAACAACTACAAATGGCGATTACCTTCTTCCATTTAAGACTGGAGCCTTTCTTGCAAGTGCACCAGTGCAGCCAGTCATTTTGAGATACCCTTACAGGAGATTTAGTCCAGCATGGGATTCCATGGATGGA GCACGTCATGTGTTTTTGCTCCTATGTCAATTTGTAAATTACATGGAGGTGGTTCGGTTGCCTGTATATTATCCTTCtgaacaagaaaaggaagatcccAAACTCTATGCAAATAATGTCAGAAAACTGATAGCAATGGAG GGAAATTTGATTCTGTCTAATCTTGGTCTGGCGGACAAGCGTGTATACCATGCAGCACTGAATGGTAGTAGTCTACCTGACGATCGACATCAGAAAGATGATTGA